The DNA window TGCCGACCCGTCGGCAGAGGGGGGCGTGCCGCGCCGGCTTACAGCCCGGGCACCTCCGCGTCGTGAGCGTGGCCGATCGCCCGCCGAAGGCGGCGGTCCAGCTTGCCGCAGTCGAAGATGACCTTCTGGGAATGCACCGCCTCGACAGCATCCAGCGGGACACGGAACTCGCCTGCATTCTCCACGTACACCACCAGACTATCAGGCGATACGTCCCGGACAGCGCCGAATTCATCGTCCCCATCGGCAACGAAGGTCTGGTACCCGACTTCGATTGTCTCTCGCATGACCCGCTCTCCCAGTTCTCACTACAGGTTGCTCTCGCTTGGCGCGTCCATTCTTGACGCGTTGCTCGCGGCTACTGAGCAGTATACCCTCCGTCAATCGGGAATATCTGGCCGGTAACGAACGAGGCGTCGTTGGAACAGAGCCAGATGACGGTGCTGGCGATCTCTTCCGGCCGGCCGATGCGCCCGATGGGATGTGCGGACTCCAGCATCTGCCTTACCTCAGGTGCAGTCGCAAAGTCGCGAAACATTCGGGTCTCGATCGCCCCCGGAGCGACGGCATTGACTCGAACGTTCTGTTTGGCGTATTCGAGCGCGACCGATTTGGTCAACCCCGCGACGGCGTGTTTGCTGGCAGCGTAGATTGGAGCCGTTGCAAAGCCGATCAGTCCTGCGACTGAAGAGTTGTTGACGATTGCACCGCCGCCGTTCTGTAGCATCGCCGGAATTTCGTGCTTGAGCGAAAGCCAAACGCCTTTGACGTTGACGTCCATGATCTGGTCGTAAGTCTCTTCGGTCTGATCAGGCAGCGGAGTCAGCGCCTGCTCGATGCCGGCGTTGTTGAAGGCGCAATCGAGCCTGCCGAATGTCGCCAGCGTCCGTTCAACCATCGCCTTGACGTCGCTCTCTTTCGAGACGTCGGTTTTGACGAAAATCGCTTTGCCGCCCAGCTCTTCGATCTCGGCGATGACTGCATGGCCTTCTGTCTCGCGACGTCCGCTGACGACGACCTGCGCGCCAAGTTTCGCAAACTGCCGCGCGGTCGCACGGCCAATCCCAGCATTGCCTCCAGTGACCAAAACGACTTTGCCTGCAAACTGACTCATGACATTCTCCCTTCTCGAACTTCTCACCGCTAGTGCTCCCTGATCTCCTCCAGGATCGCGCGTGTCATGCAGCCGGAGGCCGCGAGGGCCACTCCTTGCTCGTGCATCGTCCCGAGCAGGGCTTTGCCGGCGGCATCGATGAATGTCACGGCGTCGAGCTCGACGCAGACCGCGCGCGCGTCCTGCGTGACCGCCAGGGCCTTCCAGCACCGGGCCAGCTCGTCCACCCAGGGGCCGGCGAGCCGTCCCTCGAGCGCAACCGTCACGCCCTCGGGGCGCGTCGTGATGGTGATCCGCAGCATGGCTCGCCGAGAGAACGCACGGTCATGGGCCGACGGAACGTTCCGGGTCGTCTCGAGCGTCAGGTCGCGCACCCATGCCCCGCGGCCGCCTTCCGACGCCGGCCTCAGGCTCATCCGCGGGGTCGGTGGTGCACTCGAGCCGTTCGACGTTGCACATGCCGGCGTCGCGAGCCCCCTGCGCCCTCGCGTCGCTGCAGTCCTGGTGGAACTTCCGGCAGTCCTCCTCGTTCGCTCCGTCTGCGAGCGAAGGCTTGCCG is part of the Deltaproteobacteria bacterium genome and encodes:
- a CDS encoding SDR family oxidoreductase, whose translation is MSQFAGKVVLVTGGNAGIGRATARQFAKLGAQVVVSGRRETEGHAVIAEIEELGGKAIFVKTDVSKESDVKAMVERTLATFGRLDCAFNNAGIEQALTPLPDQTEETYDQIMDVNVKGVWLSLKHEIPAMLQNGGGAIVNNSSVAGLIGFATAPIYAASKHAVAGLTKSVALEYAKQNVRVNAVAPGAIETRMFRDFATAPEVRQMLESAHPIGRIGRPEEIASTVIWLCSNDASFVTGQIFPIDGGYTAQ